Part of the Bacteroidia bacterium genome, CTTAGAGAGCACAATATAAAAGTTGCCCTGGATGATTTTGGAGTAGGCTTCTCCTCACTAAGTTATCTTCACGACTTAGAGTTAGATTTAATAAAAATAGATCGCTCATTTATTAAAGATTATCCAGTTAACGATGATGGGGTAATTTTAAAAGCGATGGTTAGAATGGCAAAAGAGTTGAAAATACCAACTTTGATTGAGGGAATTGAGACTAAAGAGCAACTAAACTTTGTTAAGAGCTTACAAGTTGACTTTTACCAAGGCTTCTATTTTTCTAAAGCTCTAAAGGAAGATGATTTTAAGAAATTGTTTAAAAGGCATAACGATTAAAGAGTAATTACTCAATAAACTTACTCTATCTTTTTAGTTTTCACTAAAAAATAGTTGACTATTGTACTAGTGCACTAGTACAATAACTGTAAGAGTATGAGAAAAGAGACAAAACCATCCATAATGTTCTCAATAGATACTACAAGTGGTGTCCCCTACTACAAGCAAATAATTTTTCAAGTGCAGATGGCTATTGCAGATGGGCGCCTTGGGAAGGGGGCTCAACTACCTACAGTTCGCAGTTTAGCTGTAGAACTTAGTATAAATCCCAA contains:
- a CDS encoding EAL domain-containing protein, producing LREHNIKVALDDFGVGFSSLSYLHDLELDLIKIDRSFIKDYPVNDDGVILKAMVRMAKELKIPTLIEGIETKEQLNFVKSLQVDFYQGFYFSKALKEDDFKKLFKRHND